Within the Dehalococcoidia bacterium genome, the region GTACTAAACGATAAATACAACTGGGTAGGAGCTTAAGAGGGGAGTCCAGACTAGACTCCCCTCTGGCGTTGGTTTTCTATGCGCATCAGAAACGCATATCAATTTAAAATTGCTCCCCCTATACAGCCTCGGCCTCGACTTAAATCGGAGTGCCGGTGATAGGTTAAGGAGATCGGGGTGAGACGCATGAAAATCTAACAGCCTGGTATAACCACTTGACTTATGTCCCCCTTCCCGCTACGCTTTTAAAGGTAATTGGCATGAACCAGTACGACGACAGTATAGGCGTCATAGCCGAGGAAGACATCGCGCAGTTACAGAAGCGTAGCTGGATAAGGCGCCACTGGATAAGTCTTGTTTCCATCATAATAATCATCGCCTTTAGTGCCGCCATCTATTTCACAGGGGGTCTATCAGGTGATCTCTGGGCGTATGGATATTTAGGGGTTTTCCTGGTCTCCATATTGGGCAGTGTTGTCATCCTCGTTCCTATACCGAGCATGCCTGTGGTTTTTCTCATGGGTATGATATTGAATCCCTGGCTAGTGGCGCTTATGGTTGGACTGGGTGAACCTATCGGTGAGATCCCTACTTATTTGGCAGGCCGGGGCGGTCGTGTTTCAATGGAAAAATGGGAGAAAAAGAGATTTCTTAGTTGGCCAACAAGGTTTATAAGGAAGAGACCTTCTCTATTTCTCTTCTTCTTTGCTTTATTGCCCAATCCTGCCTTCGATATCGCCGGCGCTACTAGCGGGGCGATGCGCTACCCGTTTTGGAAATTCCTCATATTCTTGTTTTTGGGTAAGACAGGCAAGGGCTTTATTATCGCTTTCGCCGGCTACTGGACGTTGAACCTACTGCTCAAGCTATTTATCGGTTAGGTCACTCACATCTTTCCTTTCACAAATGGGTGATAGCCTACCCACTATCAGCATGCATTTTTTCACCTCCCACTTAGTGGCTCATCCCCGCAAAAAAACACTTTCAGCATGATTCCCTTTCTTGTGCCTCCACACCAACCACCACCGATACCGCTTAATCACCCCTTGACTGACAATCCAAAATACCGATGGGCAACTGTACCACAGAAGATGGAAATATTTGCGTCATCTGGTAACGGAGTTCGTTTATCATTGGTTTCACCAATCGCGGCTAGCCACTTTAACTGGCGTGCTCGCCTGTTTACAAATAAAAAGGGATATATATCGAATCGAACGCCTGGTTGCAATATAAACCTCCAACCACCCAAACCATATTTCTTCTCGCAACTGCAGCGAAAACAGGCAAGCGCTTATTTATAACTAGCATGCTGGAAGAGTGCACAGCGCCGCTTTGACATGTCGCCTAGTTTATGTTAATCTACGCGCATAAGTTGCCTCCCAGCAAACAAGGCAAGGCTACAATAATTCATTATCTTTATTTATCATAAAGCAGTTTTCGCTAAGTTGAGGTTGATCCGCTTTCTTGTTGGCTGGGTAGGGTGGAGGAGGTGCCTATATGAGTTCCTCTTATGAGCGGGATCATCATCGTACCCTGCGGATTCCAACAGTTATTCTTCTCGCCGCCATTGTAGGCTTGGTTATCGCCTTGCTCCTCTCCGTGCTGCTTACATTTCCCCTTTCCATGCTCCCCGGGCTCTGGGGACAAATCACCCCGATTGCAGTCAGCCTTTTCCTCTGCATAATTATCATACCAATTTCAGTAGCACGAGGAAGGGAGCTATTCCGGATGTTTGGCATCACATTACCAGAAGGAACAAAAGGTATCGGTGGGCCATTACCTCACAATGGATCGCTCATCGTGGACACCAGCACACTCATTGATGGGCGCATCGCCGATATAGGTCAGGCTGGCTTTATTCCGGGGTCACTGATCATCCCCAGATTTATCCTCAGTGAGTTACACCACATCGCAGATTCCTACGATGCGTTGCGCCGCAATCGCGGGCGCCGGGGTCTAGAAATACTTACCAAACTGCAGCAGGATTCCAATATCCCCATCGAGATCTCT harbors:
- a CDS encoding VTT domain-containing protein, translating into MNQYDDSIGVIAEEDIAQLQKRSWIRRHWISLVSIIIIIAFSAAIYFTGGLSGDLWAYGYLGVFLVSILGSVVILVPIPSMPVVFLMGMILNPWLVALMVGLGEPIGEIPTYLAGRGGRVSMEKWEKKRFLSWPTRFIRKRPSLFLFFFALLPNPAFDIAGATSGAMRYPFWKFLIFLFLGKTGKGFIIAFAGYWTLNLLLKLFIG
- a CDS encoding PIN domain-containing protein, which produces MSSSYERDHHRTLRIPTVILLAAIVGLVIALLLSVLLTFPLSMLPGLWGQITPIAVSLFLCIIIIPISVARGRELFRMFGITLPEGTKGIGGPLPHNGSLIVDTSTLIDGRIADIGQAGFIPGSLIIPRFILSELHHIADSYDALRRNRGRRGLEILTKLQQDSNIPIEISDIDAKDVPDADGKLVKLAKALGCAILTNDFNLNQVARIQGVRVLNVNELANAVRPVVLPGEEMAIRIIQEGKEFGQGLGFLDDGTMIVVEDGLRYINNRIEVVVTRVLQTAAGRMIFAHPKAE